In Persicimonas caeni, a single window of DNA contains:
- a CDS encoding AAA family ATPase, with protein MSAKSLKLDVLVDERPQGVLAYLFGEESVAAAGDTVEEVLARMELLAKKIAPVQPWKFDDSGMAGSKGSAEGAAPTVRTLRLEIPVVDELRIFSVDVCLIAATRKRGQRTQVFLPEIPLEFEVGDAAQLEFAAREHLCDQFTIAQRLDALHAFIDLGDSDLGDKSGVETRKIDVHRIEVQVDAPKMGTADAQEPDSPTLEAVGEPLHRRLDKKDAPRAFERGAEVQTLLNYLADEWERSVLLVGPSGVGKTAIVYDAVGRMLAGKCPDALKESNVWQISGGRLMAGMRFLGQWQERVIEVIREVQRSGGILFADNLVELLEASGNEKYAEGSPGLLLPHIVSGELVLITEARPEQLAYVEQRQPSFLRALRRLPVEPMSTAETDAVLERVSFRLGRQHGVRLGEETRQRIIELTGRFPNAGAYPGPAVDLAERMARTHRSKGVQKEGEDRPSLAADHAIEAFASQTGLPRELLDSNADFDLDKIEAFFRNAVFDQPEATSAMVDLVSVIRAGLNPPDRPFGSYLFLGPTGVGKTQTALTLARYLFGSEDRLLRFDMSEYQDPYSAARLVGRYKGEQGELVRRVREQPFQVILLDELEKAHASVFDLLLQVMGEGRLTDALGQTVPMTGSVIIMTSNLGSDGPESLGFDAAMSRAEAERQHFMSAVEAFFRPEFVGRVDRIIPFRSLGHPTARKLVERALEEAFSREGLARRNIQVNATEAVIDYLIRTGFDERYGARPLRQAVENHITAKLADYLSSAGNLKGQRLVFEMVDGVPELRRE; from the coding sequence ATGAGCGCAAAATCCCTCAAGCTCGACGTGCTCGTCGACGAGCGCCCCCAGGGTGTGCTCGCCTATCTCTTTGGTGAGGAGTCGGTCGCCGCCGCCGGCGACACGGTCGAGGAGGTCCTCGCCCGCATGGAGCTGCTCGCCAAGAAGATCGCCCCGGTGCAGCCGTGGAAATTCGACGACTCGGGTATGGCAGGCAGCAAGGGTTCGGCCGAGGGCGCCGCGCCCACGGTGCGCACCCTGCGCCTCGAGATCCCGGTCGTCGACGAGCTGCGCATCTTCTCGGTCGACGTCTGCCTGATCGCCGCCACGCGCAAGCGCGGCCAGCGCACCCAGGTCTTCTTGCCCGAGATCCCCCTCGAGTTCGAGGTGGGCGACGCCGCTCAGCTCGAATTCGCCGCCCGCGAGCACCTGTGCGACCAGTTCACCATTGCCCAGCGCCTCGACGCGCTGCACGCCTTTATCGACCTGGGCGATAGCGATCTGGGCGATAAGAGCGGCGTCGAGACCCGTAAGATCGACGTGCACCGCATCGAGGTGCAGGTCGACGCGCCCAAAATGGGCACGGCCGACGCCCAGGAGCCCGACTCGCCGACCCTCGAAGCCGTCGGCGAGCCCCTGCACCGCCGCCTCGACAAAAAGGACGCCCCGCGCGCCTTCGAGCGCGGCGCCGAGGTCCAGACCCTGCTCAACTACCTGGCCGACGAATGGGAGCGAAGCGTGCTCCTGGTCGGCCCGTCGGGCGTCGGCAAGACCGCCATTGTCTACGATGCGGTCGGCCGCATGCTCGCCGGCAAATGCCCCGACGCCCTCAAGGAGTCGAACGTCTGGCAGATCAGCGGCGGCCGCCTCATGGCGGGCATGCGCTTTTTGGGCCAATGGCAAGAGCGGGTCATCGAGGTCATCCGCGAGGTCCAGCGCTCGGGCGGCATCCTCTTCGCCGACAATCTGGTCGAGCTCTTGGAGGCCTCCGGCAACGAGAAATACGCCGAGGGGAGCCCCGGCCTCCTTCTCCCGCATATCGTCTCCGGCGAGCTGGTCTTGATCACCGAGGCGCGCCCCGAGCAGCTGGCCTACGTCGAGCAGCGCCAGCCGAGTTTCTTGCGCGCGCTTCGCCGCCTGCCGGTCGAGCCGATGTCGACCGCCGAGACCGACGCGGTCTTGGAGCGCGTGAGCTTTCGCCTCGGCCGCCAGCACGGCGTGCGCCTGGGCGAAGAGACCCGCCAGCGCATCATCGAGCTGACCGGCCGCTTCCCCAACGCCGGCGCCTACCCGGGCCCCGCGGTCGACCTGGCCGAGCGCATGGCCCGCACCCACCGCAGCAAGGGCGTCCAGAAGGAGGGCGAAGACCGCCCCTCGCTCGCCGCCGACCACGCCATCGAGGCCTTCGCCTCGCAGACAGGCCTGCCGCGCGAGCTCCTCGACTCGAACGCCGACTTCGACCTCGACAAGATCGAGGCCTTCTTCCGAAACGCGGTCTTCGACCAACCCGAGGCGACGAGCGCCATGGTCGACCTCGTCTCGGTCATCCGCGCGGGCTTGAACCCGCCCGACCGCCCCTTCGGCAGCTACCTGTTCTTGGGGCCCACCGGCGTCGGCAAGACCCAGACCGCGCTCACACTCGCGCGCTACCTCTTCGGCAGCGAAGACCGGCTGCTGCGCTTCGACATGAGCGAGTACCAGGACCCGTACTCCGCCGCGCGCCTCGTCGGCCGCTACAAAGGCGAGCAGGGCGAATTGGTGCGCCGCGTGCGCGAGCAACCCTTCCAGGTCATCCTGCTCGACGAACTCGAAAAGGCCCACGCCAGCGTCTTCGACCTCTTGTTGCAGGTCATGGGCGAGGGCCGCTTGACCGACGCCCTGGGCCAGACGGTCCCGATGACCGGCTCGGTCATCATCATGACCTCCAACCTGGGCAGCGACGGCCCCGAATCCCTGGGCTTCGACGCCGCCATGTCGCGCGCCGAGGCCGAGCGCCAACACTTCATGAGCGCCGTCGAGGCCTTCTTCCGCCCCGAATTCGTCGGCCGCGTCGACCGCATCATCCCGTTCCGCTCGCTGGGCCACCCCACCGCCCGCAAGCTCGTCGAGCGCGCCCTCGAAGAAGCCTTCTCCCGCGAAGGCCTCGCCCGGCGCAACATCCAGGTCAACGCCACCGAAGCGGTCATCGACTACCTCATCCGCACCGGCTTCGACGAACGCTACGGCGCCCGCCCCCTGCGCCAAGCCGTCGAAAATCACATCACTGCCAAGCTCGCCGACTACCTGTCGAGCGCCGGCAACCTCAAAGGCCAACGCCTCGTCTTCGAAATGGTCGACGGCGTGCCCGAGCTGCGCAGAGAATAG
- a CDS encoding AAA family ATPase → MNLNLHIYVAQPQKGHFRASVPFIEPLAQPVEGTSPAQLKEELMFRALELVHGQMNPAQLDSLVPPETAQLVNVWLEIERKVDPNKPPVSMNAWTHVIAGRFEEGGNVHVWVPSVPGACFVIAGMEEVYEGARSWAEQWADDNNLSDLDVLASDYPARLEKLEVDLGFPAADPHDDDAEIPGGRLRRPESLVQVATNLTHRAEDGNLRRAYGRQKLVDELVEMMTASTPAHVCLVGPAGSGKTAIIEEAARQTFELQQTYQQRRDVWQTSGDRIIAGMSIIGQWEQRAEAICEELADRGDVLVVDDFLGLVRAGKTYEGDSNVARFIEPYLDGGRFSLIAEATEATFEVARMEAPGFVERFRRIQVPELDHEETLSVVTELVRALEAQQRVRFTPDAVEAMLRLSGRYLRQEAFPGKAVRLVRQCFTAAVRQLTEEMEVEARIDPDLVAKVVHRQTGLPLRLLVPGRGRAPEDVESTFESRVFDQPEATDVVTSLIVATEQGMTDPQRPLGSFLLIGPSGVGKTETAKALAVDLFGGRDRLVRFDMSEFSEPGAATRLIGTAREPDGELTGRVRIQPFCVLLFDEIEKAHPMVLDLLLQLLGDGRLTDAAGRTVDFCNTVVLMTSNLGAGSEERWMGFTEKNERDRQLHYRRAAEEFFRPELFNRIDRVVPYRPLSSETLRRIARRTLRELLERRGLRQGQIMVDVDRRLVEHLVSGVVDRRYGARTLAHRIEQKLITPLARKLADHDPDRGLTRAVLAPSEDEGMELRLRTLVRATRAKTRPPGVRLFVDGVDGDSLEGSAERLRTRLEFLADELERCEASAARHRIDETYEASLEELNTRASSGSTISNELAERVRQREIFRGQLRELRKSLESLLDPEQTGEFELPDIEHFDKSKLHRWSERADEIFGQLTWVKCQIHALSERDADAATLVVEGLSGQYPKLLAHWRRWLEDFAEAFDVNLAQAGWSSEGWRELERGDDLTGMSSVAVSAEHPGISAAFEALAGYLWAPQPPSHGHHALVLLTARADGSSDARALIDELDARDIGATDTGSDGTNSDETGTDSTEQAGELRIEYVLRDGKLTQPRLGQPLTVPDTRGNAAPFAAKLIFGRLALEPDKLDIGPAREPAPNKGATTTEVP, encoded by the coding sequence ATGAACCTAAACCTCCACATATACGTCGCCCAACCCCAAAAAGGGCACTTCCGCGCCTCGGTCCCCTTCATCGAGCCGCTCGCCCAGCCGGTCGAGGGGACGAGCCCGGCCCAGCTCAAAGAGGAGCTGATGTTTCGGGCGCTCGAGCTCGTCCACGGGCAGATGAACCCCGCCCAGCTCGACTCGCTGGTGCCCCCGGAGACCGCGCAGCTCGTCAACGTGTGGCTCGAGATCGAGCGCAAGGTCGACCCGAACAAGCCGCCGGTGAGCATGAACGCGTGGACGCACGTGATCGCCGGGCGCTTCGAGGAGGGCGGTAACGTGCACGTTTGGGTGCCGTCGGTGCCCGGGGCGTGCTTTGTGATCGCCGGCATGGAGGAGGTCTACGAGGGGGCGCGCTCCTGGGCCGAGCAGTGGGCCGACGACAACAACCTGAGCGACCTCGACGTGCTCGCCTCCGACTACCCGGCGCGCCTCGAGAAGCTCGAGGTCGACCTGGGCTTTCCGGCGGCCGACCCGCACGACGACGACGCCGAGATCCCCGGCGGCCGTCTGCGCCGCCCCGAGTCGCTGGTGCAGGTCGCCACCAACCTGACCCACCGCGCCGAGGACGGAAACCTTCGGCGCGCCTACGGGCGGCAGAAGCTCGTCGACGAGCTCGTCGAGATGATGACGGCCAGCACGCCGGCGCACGTCTGCCTGGTCGGCCCGGCCGGCTCGGGCAAGACCGCCATCATCGAGGAGGCCGCCCGGCAGACCTTCGAGCTGCAGCAGACCTACCAGCAGCGCCGCGACGTGTGGCAGACCAGCGGTGACCGCATCATCGCCGGCATGAGCATCATCGGTCAGTGGGAGCAGCGCGCCGAGGCCATCTGCGAGGAGCTCGCCGATCGCGGCGACGTGCTCGTGGTCGACGACTTTCTGGGGCTAGTGCGCGCGGGCAAGACCTACGAGGGCGACTCCAACGTGGCTCGCTTCATCGAGCCGTACCTCGACGGGGGGCGCTTTAGCCTCATCGCCGAGGCGACCGAGGCGACCTTCGAGGTCGCGCGCATGGAAGCCCCCGGCTTCGTCGAGCGCTTTCGGCGCATTCAGGTCCCCGAACTCGACCACGAAGAGACCCTGTCGGTGGTCACCGAGCTGGTGCGCGCCCTCGAGGCTCAGCAGCGCGTGCGCTTCACCCCCGACGCGGTCGAGGCGATGCTTCGCCTGTCGGGCCGCTACCTTCGCCAGGAGGCCTTCCCCGGCAAGGCCGTGCGCCTAGTGCGCCAATGCTTTACCGCCGCGGTGCGCCAGCTCACCGAGGAGATGGAGGTCGAGGCGCGCATCGATCCCGACCTGGTCGCCAAGGTCGTCCATCGCCAGACCGGCCTCCCGCTGCGACTGCTCGTCCCGGGGCGGGGCAGGGCGCCCGAGGACGTCGAGTCGACCTTCGAGAGCCGCGTCTTCGACCAGCCCGAGGCGACCGACGTCGTCACCTCGCTCATCGTGGCGACCGAGCAGGGCATGACCGACCCGCAGCGCCCGCTGGGAAGCTTCTTGCTCATCGGCCCCAGCGGCGTCGGCAAGACCGAGACCGCCAAGGCGCTCGCCGTCGACCTGTTCGGCGGCCGCGATCGCCTGGTGCGCTTCGACATGAGCGAGTTTAGCGAGCCGGGCGCGGCTACTCGTTTGATTGGCACCGCCCGCGAGCCCGACGGCGAGCTCACCGGACGCGTGCGCATCCAGCCGTTTTGCGTGCTCCTCTTCGACGAGATCGAAAAGGCCCACCCGATGGTCCTCGACCTCTTGTTGCAGCTTCTGGGCGACGGCCGGCTCACCGACGCCGCCGGGCGCACCGTCGACTTCTGCAACACCGTCGTCTTGATGACCTCGAACCTGGGCGCCGGCTCCGAAGAGCGCTGGATGGGCTTTACCGAGAAGAACGAGCGCGACCGCCAACTGCACTACCGGCGCGCCGCCGAGGAGTTCTTCCGCCCCGAGCTCTTCAACCGCATCGACCGCGTGGTCCCGTACCGCCCGCTGTCGAGCGAGACCCTGCGACGCATCGCCCGGCGCACGCTCCGCGAGCTCTTGGAGCGCCGCGGACTTCGCCAGGGCCAGATCATGGTCGACGTCGACCGCCGCCTCGTCGAGCACCTCGTCAGCGGCGTGGTCGACCGGCGCTACGGCGCGCGCACCCTGGCGCACCGCATCGAGCAGAAGCTCATTACGCCGCTGGCCCGCAAGCTCGCCGACCACGACCCCGACCGCGGGCTGACCCGCGCGGTGCTCGCCCCCTCGGAGGACGAGGGCATGGAGCTTCGTCTGCGCACTCTCGTCCGGGCGACCCGCGCCAAGACACGCCCCCCGGGCGTTCGCCTCTTCGTCGACGGGGTCGACGGCGACTCCCTCGAGGGGAGCGCCGAGAGGCTTCGCACCCGCCTCGAGTTCCTCGCCGACGAGCTCGAGCGCTGCGAGGCGAGCGCGGCCAGACACCGCATCGACGAGACGTACGAAGCCTCCCTCGAAGAGCTCAACACCCGCGCGTCGTCCGGCTCGACCATCTCGAACGAGCTCGCCGAGCGCGTGCGCCAACGCGAGATCTTTCGCGGCCAACTGCGCGAGCTTCGCAAGAGCCTCGAGTCCCTGCTCGACCCCGAGCAGACCGGCGAATTCGAGTTGCCCGACATCGAGCACTTTGACAAATCGAAGCTGCACCGCTGGAGCGAGAGGGCCGACGAGATCTTCGGGCAGCTCACCTGGGTCAAATGCCAGATCCACGCGCTCTCGGAGCGCGACGCCGACGCCGCCACCCTCGTCGTCGAGGGGCTGTCGGGCCAATACCCCAAGCTGCTCGCCCACTGGCGCCGCTGGCTCGAAGACTTCGCCGAAGCCTTCGACGTCAACCTCGCCCAGGCCGGCTGGTCGAGCGAGGGCTGGCGCGAGCTGGAGCGTGGCGACGACCTGACGGGCATGTCCTCGGTGGCCGTCTCCGCCGAGCACCCCGGCATCTCGGCGGCCTTCGAGGCGCTGGCCGGCTATTTGTGGGCCCCGCAACCCCCGTCGCACGGCCATCACGCGTTGGTCCTGCTCACCGCCCGCGCCGACGGAAGCTCCGACGCCCGCGCGCTCATCGACGAGCTCGACGCTCGCGACATCGGCGCGACCGACACCGGTTCCGATGGGACTAATTCCGATGAGACCGGTACCGACAGCACCGAACAAGCCGGCGAGCTTCGCATCGAATACGTCCTGCGCGACGGCAAGCTCACTCAACCCCGGCTGGGTCAGCCGCTCACGGTGCCCGACACCCGCGGCAACGCCGCCCCATTCGCCGCCAAGCTCATCTTCGGCAGGCTCGCCCTCGAGCCCGACAAACTCGACATCGGCCCGGCCCGAGAGCCTGCGCCTAACAAAGGCGCGACGACCACGGAGGTCCCATGA
- a CDS encoding Ig-like domain-containing protein, with protein MRFSRRSFLILWCAVVCASVFSSGCHEAPEPASGDLSPASASRSVALTPQFEVGNPTFVSSPDTEFAPDLAFDGTNYWVLAERHTYDPRGVITRVDPQGNLLETEPLTLADGMFHREIACGTSTCMVVSVRYGNPTALVFTRFAFDGSLLGTSEHELPTHAIVGKWRRPIDLAFDGSRYLVVWDQELDSAIQNIPNPPVQGIHALRVSETGAVVDAAAIAVGPDAQESGRPEVIAGTTNSLVAWSGDQLGEISAARLSHQGVVLDDVPLSIVTDGAFVGLAYGDSRFAVATAQYRSFETDCVGVSMIDETSGGASSTQVPTTCVFETSSIDANALDAAISHDGSHFVVAMLELTRSRTRTVVTRLAPDGSVTGEVEIGNGEYRRLNVPTGPGGYRSIGAKVELVSSQGQSLLTWRNDDDILAARLPQTGATPDAGGFPVFVNEADRIRPRAAAGRGQHMLVWTQLAGDYPETFDVYGTRVFGDGTLLDTDPIPIATGVSRQINPHVAYGGGTYLVVWEDADSNTVYSRRVDADTGDLLDSGPLAVASSGPSKSEPALAYGGGEFLIAWSDGRDDEDGCGVFATRVSSDGQARAVGELEFTNLYACPRRVAATFGAHHFLLAWSAAAPAPGPDYEVRAARISPAGALLDPSGFDVSGEDIFLSQLSATFDGEHFLVVWTPYSDDTAFGARIARDASLVDPAGVPLFDASEQPASEPHLAFNGASHLATWISHEHRDEERMRARLIALDLSTSALDVLTVRERTGPTDSPAVAAAGPARFLLVDDELPSIDGRLRIVGRYVDAPAPLTALHQSVTTPEDTPLDIFLGGYDSTGAALTFSIDSPPEHGTLAGTPPNLTYTPAPDYVGPDSLEFRVTNPAGEADTAHVWITVRERPEPPPPPEDADPRLVPPTPEPGTQFTLWEGDELSFDIEAVDPDGHELTYEVRPLPAAHVDPQTATFTWTPTWRDLGRHTLEIRATSADGDYDAREVSVQVLGAHSDDDGISDSRETEHGLDPTTEDSDGDGLDDAAEWGPNDDTPVDTDGDGLADAIDPDSDNDGVADGQDACRLQSGAGVDGCPTPDRVDWGAHDRASPAGCGCQSTAPAVPGSGAVLLVVLVGVRSLRRERSR; from the coding sequence ATGCGCTTCTCCAGACGATCCTTTCTCATCCTTTGGTGCGCAGTTGTCTGCGCGAGCGTCTTTTCGAGCGGCTGTCACGAAGCCCCCGAGCCAGCCTCGGGCGACCTATCGCCTGCGAGCGCCTCGCGCTCCGTAGCCCTGACGCCGCAATTCGAAGTCGGCAACCCCACATTCGTCTCGTCGCCCGACACCGAGTTCGCCCCCGACCTCGCCTTCGACGGCACGAACTACTGGGTGCTCGCCGAGCGCCATACCTACGACCCTCGGGGCGTGATCACCCGCGTCGACCCTCAGGGCAACCTGCTCGAGACCGAGCCGCTGACCCTCGCAGACGGGATGTTCCATCGCGAGATCGCCTGCGGCACGAGCACATGCATGGTCGTCTCGGTTCGCTACGGGAATCCGACGGCGCTCGTCTTCACGCGATTCGCCTTCGACGGGAGCCTCCTGGGCACAAGCGAGCACGAGCTGCCCACCCATGCCATCGTCGGCAAGTGGCGCCGCCCGATCGATCTTGCCTTCGACGGGTCCCGTTATCTGGTCGTCTGGGACCAGGAGCTCGACTCCGCCATCCAGAATATCCCCAATCCGCCCGTCCAGGGAATCCACGCGCTGCGTGTGTCGGAGACCGGTGCGGTCGTCGATGCCGCCGCCATTGCCGTGGGGCCGGACGCGCAGGAGAGCGGGCGCCCGGAGGTGATCGCGGGGACGACAAACTCGTTGGTGGCCTGGAGTGGCGACCAATTGGGGGAGATCTCGGCCGCCCGTTTGTCTCACCAAGGCGTGGTGCTCGACGACGTTCCCCTTAGCATCGTCACCGACGGGGCGTTTGTCGGCCTGGCCTATGGCGACTCGCGCTTTGCCGTCGCGACCGCGCAGTATCGAAGCTTCGAGACGGACTGCGTGGGCGTCAGCATGATCGACGAGACCTCGGGCGGCGCGAGCTCGACCCAGGTGCCGACGACCTGTGTGTTCGAGACGAGCTCGATCGACGCCAATGCGCTGGACGCTGCGATCTCGCACGATGGGTCGCACTTCGTCGTCGCCATGCTCGAGCTCACTCGGTCGCGCACGCGGACCGTGGTTACACGTCTTGCCCCCGACGGCTCGGTGACGGGCGAGGTCGAGATCGGCAACGGGGAGTACCGACGTCTGAACGTGCCGACCGGCCCGGGCGGCTATCGCTCGATCGGGGCGAAGGTCGAGCTCGTGTCTTCGCAGGGGCAGTCCCTGCTCACGTGGCGAAACGACGACGACATCTTGGCCGCACGCCTGCCCCAGACGGGGGCGACTCCCGATGCAGGCGGCTTCCCCGTCTTTGTGAACGAGGCCGATCGTATACGGCCGCGCGCAGCCGCCGGCCGAGGGCAGCATATGCTGGTGTGGACTCAACTCGCCGGAGACTACCCGGAGACCTTCGACGTCTACGGCACGCGGGTCTTTGGAGACGGCACTCTCCTCGACACCGACCCGATCCCCATCGCCACGGGCGTCAGTCGCCAGATCAATCCGCACGTCGCCTACGGCGGTGGAACGTACCTGGTTGTCTGGGAAGACGCCGACAGCAACACCGTCTATTCGCGCCGCGTCGACGCCGACACGGGCGACCTCTTGGATAGCGGCCCGCTCGCCGTCGCCAGCTCAGGCCCGTCGAAGTCCGAGCCTGCGCTGGCCTATGGCGGCGGCGAATTCCTGATCGCGTGGAGCGACGGCCGAGACGACGAGGACGGCTGCGGCGTCTTCGCCACGCGCGTCTCTTCCGATGGCCAGGCCCGTGCGGTGGGCGAGTTGGAGTTCACCAACCTCTACGCCTGCCCGAGGCGAGTCGCCGCGACCTTCGGCGCACACCATTTCCTGCTCGCCTGGAGCGCTGCGGCGCCGGCTCCGGGGCCCGACTACGAGGTGCGCGCAGCGCGCATCTCCCCGGCGGGCGCCTTGCTCGACCCGTCGGGCTTCGACGTCAGCGGAGAGGACATCTTTTTGTCCCAACTGAGCGCCACCTTCGATGGCGAGCACTTTTTGGTCGTCTGGACGCCGTACTCGGACGACACCGCCTTCGGGGCGCGCATTGCACGCGACGCCTCCCTCGTCGACCCTGCCGGCGTCCCGTTATTCGACGCGAGCGAGCAGCCGGCAAGTGAGCCGCACCTCGCCTTCAACGGCGCGAGTCATCTGGCGACTTGGATCTCCCACGAGCACCGAGACGAGGAGCGCATGCGCGCCCGCCTCATCGCCCTGGACCTGTCGACGAGCGCCCTGGACGTGCTCACCGTGCGCGAGCGCACCGGTCCGACCGACTCCCCCGCCGTGGCCGCCGCCGGGCCGGCCCGATTTCTGCTGGTCGACGACGAGCTTCCGAGCATCGACGGCAGGTTGAGGATCGTGGGCCGCTACGTCGACGCGCCCGCGCCGCTGACCGCGCTGCACCAGTCGGTCACCACCCCCGAAGACACGCCCCTCGACATCTTCCTCGGCGGCTACGATTCCACCGGAGCCGCGCTCACCTTCTCGATCGACTCGCCGCCGGAGCACGGCACACTCGCGGGCACGCCGCCCAACCTCACCTACACCCCGGCCCCCGACTACGTCGGCCCCGACAGCCTCGAGTTCCGCGTGACCAACCCCGCCGGCGAGGCCGACACGGCCCACGTCTGGATCACCGTGCGCGAGCGTCCCGAGCCGCCCCCGCCCCCAGAAGACGCCGACCCGCGCCTGGTCCCGCCGACCCCCGAACCGGGCACGCAATTTACCCTGTGGGAGGGCGACGAGCTGAGCTTCGACATCGAGGCGGTCGACCCCGACGGCCACGAGCTGACCTACGAGGTCCGCCCGCTCCCCGCCGCCCACGTCGACCCGCAGACGGCCACGTTCACCTGGACGCCCACCTGGCGCGACCTCGGCCGACACACCCTCGAGATCCGCGCGACGAGCGCCGACGGCGACTACGACGCCCGCGAGGTGTCCGTACAAGTCCTGGGCGCGCACTCCGACGACGACGGCATCTCCGACTCGCGCGAGACCGAGCACGGCCTCGACCCCACCACCGAAGACAGCGACGGCGACGGCCTCGACGACGCCGCCGAGTGGGGCCCCAACGACGACACCCCCGTCGACACCGACGGAGACGGCCTCGCCGACGCGATCGACCCCGACTCGGACAACGACGGCGTCGCCGACGGCCAAGACGCGTGCCGCCTGCAATCGGGCGCCGGCGTCGACGGCTGCCCCACACCCGACCGCGTAGACTGGGGCGCCCACGACCGAGCCTCACCCGCCGGCTGCGGCTGCCAATCGACCGCGCCCGCGGTCCCCGGCAGCGGAGCCGTGCTCCTCGTCGTGCTCGTGGGCGTGCGATCGCTGCGGCGGGAACGGTCGCGGTGA